The DNA sequence GATTAGACGATCTCTACTTAATGAAGATGAATATGGATTCCGGAAGGCAAGAAGACCTATATATTACGATGAAGGTTTGGAGGTAACTGGGACATGGATCCCGAGTCTTTACATTTAGCTCTGGTGCATTTACGTGCATTTAGAGAAATCTAAATCATTTGATTGATCTAACAGAACTAAGTCTTCCATATCAGCATAattcttttaaattaaaaacttccgttttttgttaaaaaaaactcaGGTTTTGTACCGTATCACTCACTACtttctttttaagttatttttgttttgacttTTAATTTTGCCCAGAATCCCCACTGCCTCACAATATAAATTTCTTCATCTCCCAACTCACTGCACCCGATCCAAGCAAAGCCAAAATCCACTTATTCTTTGGtttatataataattattttgttcatGAAGATCTTTTGAATCCCAATGCAATTGAGATTTAAATCTCTTCAAATTTCCCAACTAAGCAAGTCAACAGGTTTAGGAAATAATGGGTGGGCAAGGCCGACCCCTTTTTTGCGATCAAATAAATTATAGAAGAAAACTAGTCAATCATTGTTAGATACGTCTTTAAAAGCTTTTCAAATGTATGAAAGATTGAGAAAGCTAAAAATTGAAGAGATGGACAAacatatgaaaaattaaaatggaaaaagaaaaggaatatGACTTTACTGTTCGGTTTTCGACTAGTGAGACGGGAGAAAGAGTAGGAATTTGTTTTCTTACTGGGAAAAGATGAACAATCAACAAGGAGCATGGAGGGTAGAAACAAAATAGAACTCATTAAAGAGGGGGAGTGGTAGTAAGTGATACGGTACAAAACATGAGTTTAAATGTAATACAATTATTCTGATGTGAAATAGTGGATTCCGTTAGATGAATCAAATGCTTTAGATTTCTCTAAATGCAGAGACTTGGGATCCCTATGACATCCGCCCTTTCCCACATGTTGGATATGcaatccattaaaaaaaaaaaaaattcccttttttttggctcaaaaaaatattaactcattttcatttttctggaAAGCAGAAGACTAGGCAGACATTGAATGCAAAAATAAGCCAGCTCAATTCAGCCATTGACAATGTGTCTTCTCGTTTGAGAGGTGGGAACAATGATGCGCCCACTGTGCCAATAAAAATTGATCCTGAAGTAGAAGCTACCATGTGAGATTTGTTTCAGTCTCTTGAGGTACCAATGGTGCCTAATTAATGGGGTTTAAAACTGGATGTGTAACCATGTGATCTTGCCATAATTGTTTTGGAGGATGTTGTTTATTTCAGTACTTTGGTTATAGTAGTCAGACTTTGCAAAGGCTGCCATTTCAATCATAATTGTCATTACAAGTTGGAGGATTAATAAATGGATTTCTAGCCTTTTGGAGTTTGTACGTAATGGATAAATTCCTAGTTCAGATGTCTTCTGATTGAGCTGAACCAAGTAACAATTTAGTATATTTTGTTTCACATGAACATGATTGATCTTTTCAAGTGCTGAAGACGTAGCTGATAGGGTATTTGGCTTTAATTGAAATAGTCCTGTGCAAGGCTTTGGTCAAGTTTAGAAAACAGGCCAAAAGAAGGGCAGCTCGATCGCCTTAGTGGTGTTGGGAGTTGTACTTCTCAGTGTCGAATAACATCTCGCTAGTTTTCTTCCAGCTGGCCATGTGTGATCTTTATGTATTCTTTAGTTGCAACGTAGGATTAGGATTTATCCTTCTCTGTTATTTTTTGCTAGATTGGAGAGCTGCAGTTATTTTCGGAACCTTAGGGCTTTGACTTGATTCTTCTAAGGTAGGTTGAGTTGGGGCTTACTTTCCGGAGTTTCTGGTTGCTGGTTGTACTTATCTATCTGTGTGACTATTCGAATATTGTGATACGGGCGAACATTAGATGATGCTTATATATTTCACCACTTATTCAGATTCTAGAGATCCGAAAACATATCAATGTTCGTTTATTCCTTGTGTCGACAATACATATGGGCTCGAATGAAGTCATTTATTTGTAACAAGATGCATACAGGCAAGCAAGGCCATCAAATCTTGATAAGAACCTTGACGCAATCAGGATGCCTTAAAAGCTCGAGTGCTTGGTTTATGTCTAGCAGAGGAACTTCATGAGTCAAAAGTTCGTCGAGCTGCATATCCTGTGGGGAAaatcaattttaaaaacaaatgaaaacggAAATTGTCAATCACAATCCTCATATCTAGCGAGGACTTTGGGTTAGGagctagtacttcaccttgttCATCCATTTGTCGATTATAACGGGAAGGTCGGTCTTCGGTTTGAGCCCTCCAAATATGGAGCCTTTCAAGGTTCGTCCACACAATAGGGGAAGGGAATTAATTTGAACGCTTGTTGCAGTCGAGGTTCCAATCACTATTGCCGTTCCTGTTCCCTGATACAAGCACAACCATGCATGCAATCAAGCAACAGATAAAAAAGATGAAATTAAATGAACAGATTTCGTACTCCTCGtatggaaaaacaaaatgataaaaagaaaagaaaaaaagagtagaGTATATACCAATTTTGTGGCTTCAAGCGCTTCATTGATGAAGGGGGCAAAGCCAGTGCACTCGAAGCAATAATCAACACCCATTCCGGCTGTTGAGTGTTTGATCAGCTCAGAAACCGATTTATGATCATCGTCATCGTCGGGGTTTATAAAATCAGTCATTCCGAATGCTTCTCCTTTTCCTCTTTTCCTCTCATTTTTGTCGATGCCAATGATCCTACCCGCACCTTGCGCTCTAGCCCCCTCAACGGCCTGTCGCCAggccatttaattaattagttgtttACAGCTGATTACTCGGATGAATACAATAGTTAGTCATTTAATTACTAGTAAATGTCATTACATAGTACTGGTACTTACCCCTAATCCAACAGCACCAAGACCAACGACGGCGACAGTTGATCCCTTTTCAAGCTTTGCTTCCTTCCAAGGAGCCCCAAATCCAGTAGAAAATCCGCACGAGAGGAAGCTTGCGTGGGGGAGACTAGGACTCGTCGTACTAATACCAGGAAGCTTGAGGAGGTAGTTAACATTAACCACCATGTACTCGGACAATGTGGAGCAAGAAAAGAGGTGGTAGAGCTTTTGTCCGGCAACGGACATTCTCGAAGTGCCATCCGGCATTAGACCGCTGAAGGATAAAGGATTTTTCAGGCACAAGTTTGTCTTTCCCGACACGCAATTCTCGCATTCTTCGCACTCTGAGACAAACGTTGGAATCACCACGTCTCCTCCGTTTATGTTTCTTACATCCTCCCCGATGCTCTCCACCACACTGCATGTGCGCGCAAATATGCATGCAGCAAAATTAGTTGGCATATACAGGGTTAAGATCCACGCTTTTGACACACATTGTGATATCTATTTTGTAGGGCTGATTTTATGATGTATTGCAACTCTCCGAACAGTCTAAATTTTAGTACATTATTTATGGACTAtcattgcaaaaaattagacaaatctaaAATTATTAAGGCATACGAAGTGAGCCCCACAAAAACATGTGTCAAAATATGTGTAAAAAAGTgtgtctctatatatatatatataaatgaataatGAACAATACTACGTATGTACGTACCCAACGCCTTCGTGACCAAGAACTCGAGGGAAGAGAGGCTGAAAAAAAAAGCACACCCGCAGGCCCTCTTAATTAATTgtcaaaatattttcacaagacCATCttaaattaagaaagaaaataaacccTAACTACAagatcaaattaattaagtaaaCGATATAATGATTATTACTGTTATAAATTAAGGGATGAATATTGAGTTGAGGTAGTAATAGTAATTACAATTGGGTGTCCTTTGGAGATCAAGATATCAGTGTGACAGAAACTGGCATAGAGCATCTTCACCCGAACTTCAGACCTCTTTGGAGGCTCTACCTCTATCTCTTCCACCTTCCATGCTTCTCCTACTCCCCAGCATACCACCGCTGCATGCATGCGCCACCACAtcacatttaattaattattatatgtattaatgaacttaattatatatatttgtatgcaTATTATATATGCAATACCTACTGCGTGCAGGCCGTAATTCATTCATTAGGCAATAGACATACCTTTGCATGTTATGACTTGTGATGTGCGGCTCCTCTCTGATATTGATGACATTGTATTTCTGATCGAATATAAGGATCAAACAGGAATCGACATCTGCATGTATATATAGGATTCtgagtttaatttaattagtccCGGTCATGAAAAGCGTcggaataaaatattaatactcCATATGGAGGCTGATAAGCGATCCCTCCCATACGCCCAGTTGCGATATGAACGCTCTTTGTCTGTCCGTCATCCATGGGACCAGTGTTGAAATATTAATGTAAAGTTGTATTAATTGTTAATGCAACTAGAACTGGGAATTGTGGCGTGTGAGAGAAGTCCTACAAAGGAAAAACTATCGTGTAAAACCCTTGAGAGAGGGAGAACAATGTCTCTCTCCACTGGGAAAATACAAACGGATGGCTAAGAGCTCCCTTTACTAAATTGTTAAAatatttcttcttctcttccttgtCAAAATTCAAACAACCAGGACTAATTAATATGCAGTAACTATGATAAGTACGTAATTGAACTACTGTTAATCCTTTTTAATAACAACGACTAATGGAAACTTGGAAACCAAATTATTAATTCATCTGGATCGGCGGCTGTCGACCGATCGAATTGAATTGGATAGACTTCTacacttttaaattttaattgtttctCTGACTTTGACTGACTGACATCATGCATGCATAACATTTACGTATGTTCTTAGTACAAtaatgtttaagttgtatgtaGGGTCCAACGGACCATGCAAAGCAATTATGCGACCACATTCAAGTTGAGAAGGTCAGAGATTTTTTTAACGCGTTCGATAAATATGCACATGTACCGTAGgatactttaaaaaataaatttttttatttgtataataatatataacgTATTATctcatatttaaaaaataaagataagcACATTTCTTACATGAAGAATTATGGGAAATACCATAAACAAAGCAGCATGGGAAATACCATAAACAAAGCAGCATGGGGAATTCCTTTAACAAAGCAGTATGGGGAATCCCATTAACAAAGCAGCATGGGGAATTCCTTTAACAAAGCAGTATGGGGAATCCCATTAACAAAGCAGCATGgggaagaaaatataaaaagactccttaaacaagaagaagataagCACAACTCTTACATAGAGTAGGAACATAAATGTTTCTATAAGTAAAAACTAGCTATCTAGCCAAAACGCTACCAAAAAATCTACCTTAACAGGGGCTATTTTCACCCCAGCTTGGAAATAGCCCCTACAACCAAGAAGGGGGACAAGGGATTCCATCCCTAGACAAAACACCAACAAGAAAGGGGTGGGGCACATAGTCCCATCTCGAAGAGCACACCCCTCCGTATCACTAACGATGCAGCCATATGAGtagacctggcaaacgggtcgtgtctgtcgtgttcgtgtcgttttcgtgtaacacctgttatcttaacgggtcgtgtcgtgtcacacccgttatcttaacgggtccttaacaggtcgtgtcactttacccaacgggtaaagtgacccgacccgttatgacccgttatgacccattaagaaaaaaatatattttttttaaaatttgcacataccacacattgcgacataaatattacttgaaaacattaaaacatttctcgttcaagtactatatctacactcgaaaatgaaagcctaataaaaaaaataatacatacactactaatctattacaaatattaaatgtgcaaggataaagagtttttgtttttaagattgactaacacttagagtttatttatacttttattaagtataacataagattttgtggtatccacttgtgtaaatattttaaattgaagatcgaattcattcattgtattcatatagggtcaaggagtgtagttataaaaaatcatcaaaatcggagttaaaataaccgttaaatcgtgatttttcgtttataaccgttgaaaagctttgtcccgttacttgatctctgaatgtttatttttttgtgattttttgctgatgtaatctccaagcatatacaaacaattttgacggtttggatcgttgaaattagttttggagaattcgtaaaacgatagattgactaacacttagagtttatttatacttttattaagtataacataagattttgtggtatccacttgtgtaaatattttaaattgaagatcgaattcattcattgtattcagatagggtcaaggagtgtagttataaaaaatcatcaaaatcggagttaaaataaccgttaaatcgtgatttttcgtttataaccgttgaaaagctttgtcccgttacttgatctctgaatgttttttttttgtgattttttgctgatgtgatctccaagcatatacaaacaattttgacggtttggatcgttgaaattagttttggagaattcgtaaaacgatagattgactaacacttagagtttatttatacttttattaagtataacataagattttgtggtatccacttgtgtaaatattttaaattgaagatcgaattcattcattgtattcatatagggtcaaggagtgtagttataaaaaatcatcaaaatcggagttaaaataaccgttaaatcgtgatttttcgtttataaccgttgaaaagctttgtcccgttacttgatctctgaatgttttttttttgtgattttttgctgatgtgatctccaagcatatacaaacaattttgacggtttggatcgttgaaattaattttggagaattcgtaaaacgatagattgactaacacttagagtttatttatacttttattaagtataacataagattttgtggtatccacttgtgtaaatattttaaattgaagatcgaattcattcattgtattcatatagggtcaaggagtgtagttataaaaaatcatcaaaatcggagttaaaataaccgttaaatcgtgatttttcgtttataaccgttgaaaagctttgtcccgttacttgatctctgaatgtttttttttgtgattttttgctgatgtgatctccaagcatatacaaacaattttgacggtttggatcgttgaaattagttttggagaattcgtaaaacgatagattgactaacacttagagtttatttatacttttattaagtataacataagattttgtggtatccacttgtgtaaatattttaaattgaagatcgaattcattcattgtattcatatagggtcaaggagtgtagttataaaaaatcatcaaaatcggagttaaaataaccgttaaatcgtgatttttcgtttataaccgttgaaaagctttgtcccgttacttgatctctgaatgtttttttttgtgattttttgctgatgtgatctccaagcatatacaaacaattttgacggtttggatcgttgaaattagttttggagaattcgtaaaacgatagattgactaacacttagagtttatttatacttttattaagtataacataagattttgtggtatccacttgtgtaaatattttaaattgaagatcaaattcattcattgtattcatatagggtcaaggagtgtagttataaaaaatcatcaaaatcggagttaaaataaccgttaaatcgtgatttttcgtttataaccgttgaaaagctttgtcccgttacttgatctctgaatgttttttttttgtgattttttgctgatgtgatctccaagcatatacaaacaattttgacggtttggatcgttgaaattagttttggagaattcgtaaaacgatagattgactaacacttagagtttatttatacttttattaagtataacataagattttgtggtatccacttgtgtaaatattttaaattgaagatcgaattcattcattgtattcatatagggtcaaggagtgtagttataaaaaatcatcaaaatcggagttaaaataaccgttaaatcgtgatttttcgtttataaccgttgaaaagctttgtcccgttacttgatctctgaatgtttttttttgtgattttttgctgatgtgatctccaagcatatacaaacaattttgacggtttggatcgttgaaattagttttggagaattcgtaaaacgatagattgactaacacttagagtttatttatacttttattaagtataacataagattttgtggtatccacttgtgtaaatattttaaattgaagatcgaattcattcattgtattcatatagggtcaaggagtgtagttataaaaaatcatcaaaatcggagttaaaataaccgttaaatcgtgatttttcgtttataaccgttgaaaagctttgtcccgttacttgatctctgaatgtttttttttgtgattttttgctgatgtgatctccaagcatatacaaacaattttgacggtttggatcgttgaaattagttttggagaattcgtaaaacgatagattgactaacacttagagtttatttatacttttattaagtataacataagattttgtggtatccacttgtgtaaatattttaaattgaagatcgaattcattcattgtattcatatagggtcaaggagtgtagttataaaaaatcatcaaaatcggagttaaaataaccgttaaatcgtgatttttcgtttataaccgttgaaaagctttgtcccgttacttgatctctgaatgttttttttttgtgattttttgctgatgtgatctccaagcatatacaaacaattttgacggtttggatcgttgaaattagttttggagaattcgtaaaacgatagattgactaacacttagagtttatttatacttttattaagtataacataagattttgtggtatccacttgtgtaaatattttaaattgaagatcgaattcattcattgtattcatatagggtcaaggagtgtagttataaaaaatcatcaaaatcggagttaaaataaccgttaaatcgtgatttttcgtttataaccgttgaaaagctttgtcccgttacttgatctctgaatgttttttttttgtgattttttgctgatgtgatctccaagcatatacaaacaattttgacggtttggatcgttgaaattaattttggagaattcgtaaaacgatagattgactaacacttagagtttatttatacttttattaagtataacataagattttgtggtatccacttgtgtaaatattttaaattgaagatcgaattcattcattgtattcatatagggtcaaggagtgtagttataaaaaatcatcaaaatcggagttaaaataaccgttaaatcgtgatttttcgtttataaccgttgaaaagctttgtcccgttacttgatctctgaatgtttttttttgtgattttttgctgatgtgatctccaagcatatacaaacaattttgacggtttggatcgttgaaattagttttggagaattcgtaaaacgatagattgactaacacttagagtttatttatacttttattaagtataacataagattttgtggtatccacttgtgtaaatattttaaattgaagatcgaattcattcattgtattcatatagggtcaaggagtgtagttataaaaaatcatcaaaatcggagttaaaataaccgttaaatcgtgatttttcgtttataaccgttgaaaagctttgtcccgttacttgatctctgaatgtttttttttgtgattttttgctgatgtgatctccaagcatatacaaacaattttgacggtttggatcgttgaaattagttttggagaattcgtaaaacgatagattgactaacacttagagtttatttatacttttattaagtataacataagattttgtggtatccacttgtgtaaatattttaaattgaagatcaaattcattcattgtattcatatagggtcaaggagtgtagttataaaaaatcatcaaaatcggagttaaaataaccgttaaatcgtgatttttcgtttataaccgttgaaaagctttgtcccgttacttgatctctgaatgttttttttttgtgattttttgctgatgtgatctccaagcatatacaaacaattttgacggtttggatcgttgaaattagttttggagaattcgtaaaacgatagattgactaacacttagagtttatttatacttttattaagtataacataagattttgtggtatccacttgtgtaaatattttaaattgaagatcgaattcattcattgtattcatatagggtcaaggagtgtagttataaaaaatcatcaaaatcggagttaaaataaccgttaaatcgtgatttttcgtttataaccgttgaaaagctttgtcccgttacttgatctctgaatgttttttttttgtgattttttgctgatgtgatctccaagcatatacaaacaattttgacggtttggatcgttgaaattagttttggagaattcgtaaaacgatagattgactaacacttagagtttatttatacttttattaagtataacataagattttgtggtatccacttgtgtaaatattttaaattgaagatcgaattcattcattgtattcatatagggtcaaggagtgtagttataaaaaatcatcaaaatcggagttaaaataaccgttaaatcgtgatttttcgtttataaccgttgaaaagctttgtcccgttacttgatctctgaatgtttttttttgtgattttttgctgatgtgatctccaagcatatacaaacaattttgacggtttggatcgttgaaattagttttggag is a window from the Pyrus communis chromosome 16, drPyrComm1.1, whole genome shotgun sequence genome containing:
- the LOC137721255 gene encoding 8-hydroxygeraniol oxidoreductase-like, which produces MSSISERSRTSQVITCKAVVCWGVGEAWKVEEIEVEPPKRSEVRVKMLYASFCHTDILISKGHPIPLFPRVLGHEGVGVVESIGEDVRNINGGDVVIPTFVSECEECENCVSGKTNLCLKNPLSFSGLMPDGTSRMSVAGQKLYHLFSCSTLSEYMVVNVNYLLKLPGISTTSPSLPHASFLSCGFSTGFGAPWKEAKLEKGSTVAVVGLGAVGLGAVEGARAQGAGRIIGIDKNERKRGKGEAFGMTDFINPDDDDDHKSVSELIKHSTAGMGVDYCFECTGFAPFINEALEATKLGTGTAIVIGTSTATSVQINSLPLLCGRTLKGSIFGGLKPKTDLPVIIDKWMNKDMQLDELLTHEVPLLDINQALELLRHPDCVKVLIKI